The Indicator indicator isolate 239-I01 chromosome 32, UM_Iind_1.1, whole genome shotgun sequence genome contains a region encoding:
- the SLC35E2B gene encoding solute carrier family 35 member E2B, whose product MSTVTSAQPPEEPNSPLLEEKPKGKSLFNLGSLFANRSEQFVIARSDSVPEENVLKITITETTVIESDLGIWNSHALIYLTLWFFFSFCTLFLNKYILSLLEGEPSMLGAVQMLSTTFIGCIKMFVPCCLYQHKTRISYPPNFIMIMLFVGLMRFATVVLGLVSLKNVAVSFAETVKSSAPIFTVIMSRMILGEYTGLLVNLSLIPVMGGLALCTATELSFNILGFSAALSTNIMDCLQNVFSKKLLSGDKYRFSAPELQFYTSAAAVVMLIPAWIFFMDVPVIGKSGRSFSYNQDVVILLVIDGVLFHLQSVTAYALMGKISPVTFSVASTVKHALSIWLSIIVFGNKITSLSAIGTVLVTIGVLLYNKAKQHQQETIHSLAAAAPQAAQSTAEDTEPLISKDLEPYD is encoded by the exons ATGTCGACTGTGACAAGTGCCCAGCCACCAGAGGAACCTAATTCTCCCCTCCTCGAAGAAAAACCAAAGGGAAAATCACTCTTTAATTTGGGTTCACTCTTTGCTAACAGGAGTGAGCAATTTGTCATTGCCAGGAGTGACAGTGTGCCAGAGGAGAACGTCCTGAAAATAACCATCACGGAGACAACGGTCATTGAATCAGACCTGGGCATCTGGAACTCTCATGCCCTCATCTACCTCACTTTGTggtttttcttcagcttttgcaCTCTTTTCCTTAACAAATACATTCTCTCACTACTGGAAGGAGAGCCCAGTATGCTAG GTGCTGTTCAAATGCTTTCAACCACCTTCATTGGCTGTATAAAAATGTTTGTTCCATGCTGCTTGTACCAACACAAAACACGCATCTCTTACCCACCCAACTTCATCATGATAATGCTGTTTGTTGGATTAATGAG ATTTGCAACAGTGGTCTTGGGTCTTGTCAGCTTGAAAAATGTGGCAGTTTCATTTGCAGAAACTGTGAAAAGCTCTGCTCCTATTTTTACTGTTATCATGTCTCGGATGATATTAGGAGAATACACTG GATTGCTGGTTAATCTGTCTCTCATTCCTGTCATGGGTGGGCTGGCTCTCTGTACAGCCACTGAACTCAGCTTCAACATTCTGGGTTTCTCAGCAGCTTTATCCACTAATATCATGGACTG tttGCAAAATGTCTTCTCCAAGAAACTGCTCAGTGGAGACAAATACAGATTCTC AGCCCCAGAGCTTCAGTTCTACacaagtgctgctgcagtggttATGCTTATTCCAGCCTGGATATTTTTCATG GATGTGCCTGTGATTGGGAAAAGTGGGAGAAGCTTCAGCTACAACCAAGATGTTGTCATACTTCTGGTAATAGATGGAGTCTTGTTCCACCTACAAAGTGTTACAGCCTATGCCTTGATGGGAAAAATTTCTCCTGTGACTTTCAG TGTTGCTAGTACTGTGAAGCATGCCCTGTCCATCTGGCTAAGTATTATTGTGTTTGGCAACAAAATCACAAGCCTCTCAGCCATTGGGACTGTCCTGGTGACAATTGGAGTTCTACTCTATAACAAGGCAAAGCAGCATCAGCAAGAGACtatccacagcctggcagctgcagccccacaggctgcacaaagcacagcagaagatACTGAGCCACTCATTTCCAAGGATTTGGAACCCTATGATTAA